Proteins co-encoded in one Neofelis nebulosa isolate mNeoNeb1 chromosome 2, mNeoNeb1.pri, whole genome shotgun sequence genomic window:
- the LOC131490269 gene encoding splicing factor, proline- and glutamine-rich-like — protein sequence MPYALCCHHWLNSEPSRLDIHGRRSSSSPRLEVKHTGGFRVAGGESESPGPGWTRASAARRPAPSPPNPPPRPPPKGRQVRTRFRRAPGLREPVEVGVGQPVHWALRDPQPRGTGSTPGVQRHSPARGGPRPYLPLRTRPRVARIVCPAPSAAAATTRLKGPGPERPPGACSAAGGGGGRRAPEYTRFRSHLPQIGVSRALGCAASQVCWPRRGGGRWGRGHQASLRWVPKVFRPPNRFPGRRGQRGRRQQGVEPRVHSWSSEPPFKSSYLEAAML from the exons ATGCCCTACGCACTCTGCTGTCACCACTGGCTGAATTCCGAACCCAGCCGC CTGGATATACACGGTCGACGCAGCTCCAGCTCGCCGAGACTGGAAGTGAAACACACTGGCGGATTCCGAGTCGCCGGCGGGGAGAGCGAGAGCCCGGGTCCGGGGTGGACTCGGGCGTCCGCGGCTCGGAGGCCTGCCCCGAGTCCCCCGAACCcgcccccccggccccctcctAAGGGCCGACAGGTACGCACTCGCTTCCGGCGGGCCCCAGGGCTCCGGGAACCGGTGGAAGTGGGGGTCGGGCAGCCGGTCCACTGGGCCCTTCGGGACCCCCAGCCACGTGGGACGGGCTCTACACCGGGAGTGCAACGACACAGCCCAGCCCGAGGCGGGCCTCGCCCCTACTTACCGCTGCGGACCCGGCCCCGCGTGGCGCGCATTGTTTGCCCCGCCCCGAGCGCGGCTGCCGCAACCACCCGCCTTAAAGGGCCCGGACCCGAGAGACCGCCGGGCGCCTGCAGCGCGGCAGGCGGCGGGGGTGGGCGGCGCGCGCCAGAATACACGCGTTTCCGGTCCCACCTCCCCCAGATTGGTGTTTCCCGAGCGCTGGGGTGCGCGGCGTCGCAGGTGTGCTGGCCGCGCCGTGGAGGAGGACGCTGGGGGAGAGGGCATCAGGCCTCCCTCCGGTGGGTCCCCAAAGTATTCAGACCACCAAATCGGTTTCCCGGCCGCCGAGGGCAGCGTGGGCGAAGGCAGCAAGGTGTGGAGCCGCGG
- the METTL21A gene encoding protein N-lysine methyltransferase METTL21A isoform X1, with protein sequence MALVPYEETAVMGLQKFHKPLATFSFANHTIRIRQDWRQLGVAAVVWDAAVVLSAYLEMGAVELRGRRAVELGAGTGLVGIVAALLGAHVTITDRKVALEFLKSNVQANLPPHIQPKAVVKELTWGQNLGSYSPGEFDLILGADIIYLEETFTDLLQTLEHLCSNRSVILLACRIRYERDNDFLAMLERQFTVTKVHSDPDKDVHIYKAQKRNQREDF encoded by the exons ATGGCCCTGGTGCCCTACGAGGAGACAGCGGTAATGGGCTTGCAGAAATTCCACAAACCTCTTGCCACCTTCTCCTTTGCGAACCACACGATCCGGATCCGGCAGGACTGGAGACAGCTGGGAGTCGCCGCGGTGGTTTGGGACGCG GCCGTCGTTCTCTCAGCGTATCTGGAGATGGGAGCTGTGGAGCTGAGGGGCCGCCGCGCGGTGGAGCTGGGGGCCGGCACCGGGCTGGTGGGCATAGTGGCTGCCCTGCTGG GTGCTCATGTGACTATCACGGATCGAAAAGTAGCATTAGAATTTCTTAAATCAAATGTTCAAGCCAACTTACCTCCCCATATCCAACCCAAAGCTGTTGTTAAGGAGCTGACTTGGGGACAAAATTTGGGGAGTTATTCACCTGGAGAATTTGACCTGATACTTGGAGCTGATATCATATATTTAGAAGAAACATTCACAGATCTTCTTCAGACTTTGGAACATCTCTGTAGCAACCGCTCCGTGATTCTTTTAGCTTGCCGAATTCGCTATGAACGAGATAACGACTTCTTGGCGATGCTGGAGAGGCAGTTTACTGTGACTAAGGTTCACTCCGATCCTGACAAAGACGTACATATTTACAAAGCACAGAAGAGAAACCAGAGGGAGGACTTCTAG
- the METTL21A gene encoding protein N-lysine methyltransferase METTL21A isoform X2, with translation MALVPYEETAVMGLQKFHKPLATFSFANHTIRIRQDWRQLGVAAVVWDAAVVLSAYLEMGAVELRGRRAVELGAGTGLVGIVAALLGFPLLRIMHKMTLKTVGNLTPSWEVSSPRSSFHVVLVIAYSMSGFPRRWGASGGQDWCLLQGCVPAASVSGPNIH, from the exons ATGGCCCTGGTGCCCTACGAGGAGACAGCGGTAATGGGCTTGCAGAAATTCCACAAACCTCTTGCCACCTTCTCCTTTGCGAACCACACGATCCGGATCCGGCAGGACTGGAGACAGCTGGGAGTCGCCGCGGTGGTTTGGGACGCG GCCGTCGTTCTCTCAGCGTATCTGGAGATGGGAGCTGTGGAGCTGAGGGGCCGCCGCGCGGTGGAGCTGGGGGCCGGCACCGGGCTGGTGGGCATAGTGGCTGCCCTGCTGG GCTTTCCCCTCCTTCGTATAATGCATAAGATGACGTTGAAAACAGTTGGAAATCTCACCCCTTCATGGGAGGTTAGCTCCCCGAGAAGCTCCTTCCACGTTGTGCTTGTAATTGCTTATTCCATGTCTGGATTCCCCAGAAGATGGGGAGCTTCTGGGGGCCAGGACTGGTGCCTCCTCCAGGGCTGCGTCCCAGCAGCCAGTGTCTCAGGGccaaatattcactga